Proteins encoded together in one Synechococcus sp. BL107 window:
- the grpE gene encoding nucleotide exchange factor GrpE: MSGDASTSAQDQNVEPNVVPATPDVDAGTPIDPVVEETPTMDTEIDPANRLQQLEQELSSLKQEHETVQSQYMRIAADFDNFRKRQARDQDDLRQQLVCSTLTEILPVVDNFERARQQLNPEGEEAQALHRSYQGLYKQLVDVLKQQGVARMEVVGQEFDPTLHEAVLREENQEHAEDIVCEELQRGYHRDGRVLRHAMVKVSMGPGPGSSSDAASEQPQEGDA, from the coding sequence ATGAGCGGCGACGCCTCCACCTCAGCGCAGGATCAAAACGTCGAACCCAACGTCGTTCCCGCGACTCCGGACGTCGATGCCGGCACCCCGATCGATCCTGTCGTGGAGGAAACTCCCACGATGGATACGGAGATCGATCCAGCCAATCGCTTGCAGCAACTGGAGCAGGAACTGAGTTCCCTGAAGCAGGAACACGAAACGGTCCAATCGCAGTACATGCGCATTGCCGCGGATTTCGACAATTTTCGAAAGCGGCAGGCGCGGGATCAAGACGATTTGCGTCAGCAGCTGGTTTGCTCAACCCTCACTGAAATTCTTCCAGTGGTGGACAACTTTGAGCGGGCCCGTCAGCAGCTCAATCCGGAGGGGGAAGAAGCGCAGGCCCTCCATCGCAGTTATCAGGGCCTCTACAAACAGCTTGTGGATGTGCTGAAGCAGCAAGGTGTCGCGCGGATGGAAGTTGTGGGTCAAGAGTTTGATCCAACCCTCCACGAGGCGGTGCTCCGGGAAGAAAATCAGGAGCATGCGGAAGACATTGTTTGTGAGGAGCTTCAGCGGGGTTATCACCGTGATGGCAGGGTTCTGCGCCACGCCATGGTGAAAGTGTCGATGGGCCCTGGGCCAGGAAGCAGCTCAGATGCAGCATCGGAACAGCCCCAAGAGGGTGACGCTTGA
- a CDS encoding NAD(P)/FAD-dependent oxidoreductase: MTDPDQLESVTATTESPSSSAPQPEAADCWNLVVIGGGAAGFMAAITAAEQGVQRVLVLESTPELLNKVRISGGGRCNVTHACWDPAEMIGHYPRGQRALKGMFSRFAAGDAIAWFADRGLVLIEEADGRMFPEQNRSEAVIQCLKQAALTAGVQVQTRVMVQRLSAQLEGGFLVDGRGLDQPLLAQKVMLATGGHPSGRKMAEHLGHQLVPPVPSLFSLSLNASALAACSGIAVDDVGLELKLNDQRFRQVGRVLITHRGLSGPATLRLSAFAARALHGSRYRGELRVDWSGGLGRSGVEQRLQQWRQVEARRTVAAAKPFDHLPRRLWQAFLKLAGVDGEGRWADFSAKAQRNLVEILCAQCLPIVGRGPFGEEFVTAGGVALGELNLATMESRRCPGLYIAGELLDVDGVTGGFNFQACWSGGWLAGQAIATAD, from the coding sequence ATGACGGACCCCGACCAACTGGAAAGCGTTACTGCAACAACGGAGTCGCCCTCGTCTTCCGCCCCGCAACCTGAAGCGGCGGACTGTTGGAATTTGGTGGTGATTGGTGGTGGCGCGGCTGGATTTATGGCCGCCATCACCGCTGCTGAGCAGGGAGTCCAGCGCGTGCTCGTCCTAGAGAGCACCCCAGAGCTTCTCAACAAAGTTCGAATCAGTGGTGGTGGTCGCTGCAACGTCACCCACGCCTGCTGGGATCCAGCGGAAATGATCGGTCATTACCCCCGCGGTCAGAGAGCGTTGAAAGGGATGTTCAGTCGTTTTGCCGCAGGAGATGCCATTGCTTGGTTTGCGGATCGAGGGTTAGTCCTCATTGAGGAGGCTGATGGTCGGATGTTTCCAGAACAGAATCGTTCTGAGGCGGTGATTCAGTGCCTGAAGCAGGCAGCTCTGACGGCGGGTGTGCAGGTACAAACGCGGGTGATGGTGCAGCGTTTATCAGCGCAGTTAGAGGGTGGTTTTTTAGTGGATGGCCGCGGCTTGGATCAGCCGTTGTTGGCTCAAAAGGTGATGTTGGCCACTGGCGGCCATCCCAGCGGCCGCAAGATGGCCGAACACCTCGGTCATCAGCTCGTGCCACCGGTTCCGTCGTTGTTCAGCCTCTCGCTGAACGCGTCAGCTTTGGCGGCTTGTAGCGGTATTGCAGTGGATGATGTTGGCTTGGAGCTGAAGCTCAACGACCAGCGCTTTCGGCAGGTCGGGCGTGTGTTGATCACCCACCGCGGACTGAGTGGTCCTGCCACCCTTCGATTATCAGCGTTTGCTGCTCGTGCCTTGCATGGGAGTCGCTATCGGGGAGAACTCCGGGTGGATTGGAGTGGTGGCTTGGGGCGTTCTGGGGTGGAGCAACGGTTGCAGCAGTGGCGACAGGTGGAAGCGCGCCGTACCGTGGCGGCCGCCAAGCCGTTTGATCACCTTCCTCGACGGCTTTGGCAGGCATTTTTGAAGCTGGCTGGAGTGGATGGGGAAGGCCGCTGGGCCGACTTTTCCGCCAAAGCGCAGCGCAACTTGGTGGAGATTCTCTGTGCGCAGTGTTTGCCGATCGTGGGGCGTGGCCCCTTTGGCGAGGAGTTTGTAACCGCTGGCGGAGTGGCGCTTGGCGAGCTGAATCTGGCAACGATGGAAAGCCGCCGTTGTCCTGGGCTTTACATCGCTGGGGAGTTGTTGGATGTGGATGGAGTCACGGGGGGGTTTAATTTTCAGGCCTGCTGGAGCGGCGGTTGGTTGGCAGGCCAGGCCATTGCCACAGCAGATTGA
- the msrB gene encoding peptide-methionine (R)-S-oxide reductase MsrB: MTNSSAVLSRRSLMFAALAGVFGGFWRPKTALAASKANDPQWDLSPEVWRERLSPQAFDVLRNEGTERPFTSPLNDEKRSGNYHCAGCDLALFSSEGKFDSGTGWPSFWQPLSEAIETKVDFKLIVPRTEYHCSRCGGHQGHVFNDGPRPTGKRYCNNGVALVFRPAT; the protein is encoded by the coding sequence ATGACCAACAGTTCGGCTGTTCTGTCCCGTCGTTCATTGATGTTTGCTGCACTAGCTGGTGTTTTTGGTGGTTTTTGGCGGCCGAAAACGGCTCTAGCGGCCTCGAAGGCCAATGATCCTCAGTGGGATCTCAGCCCTGAAGTTTGGCGAGAGCGCCTATCCCCCCAAGCCTTTGACGTCCTCCGTAACGAGGGCACTGAGCGTCCGTTTACGAGCCCGTTGAATGATGAAAAACGCAGTGGCAACTACCACTGCGCTGGATGCGATTTGGCGTTGTTCTCATCGGAAGGAAAGTTCGATAGCGGAACGGGTTGGCCAAGTTTTTGGCAACCACTCAGCGAAGCGATTGAGACGAAAGTAGATTTCAAATTGATTGTCCCGCGCACGGAATATCACTGTTCGCGCTGCGGTGGACATCAGGGCCATGTGTTTAATGACGGACCCCGACCAACTGGAAAGCGTTACTGCAACAACGGAGTCGCCCTCGTCTTCCGCCCCGCAACCTGA
- the dusA gene encoding tRNA dihydrouridine(20/20a) synthase DusA, giving the protein MTEVGSPTTVAAHTFSVAPMLDCTDRHFRVLMRQISRRALLYTEMVVAQALHYTNRRDRLLDFDPIEHPIALQVGGDDPNLLADAARLALDWGYDEINLNVGCPSQRVQAGNFGACLMADPDLVARCVEAMGRASGLPVTVKHRIGIDDLDNDELLTAFVDRVAAAGAQRFSVHARKAWLEGLDPKQNRTIPPLQHDRVVALKQRRPDLLIELNGGLETPEDCLVALHECDGAMVGRAAYAHPLRWADIDHLIYGEPPRQLLASDVVEGLMPHAALHLQRGGRLWDLCRHLVQLVEGVPGARHWRRELGERSQRKGADLNILEEAGRQLKDAGL; this is encoded by the coding sequence ATGACCGAGGTTGGAAGCCCAACAACCGTTGCTGCCCACACCTTCAGCGTGGCGCCCATGCTCGATTGCACGGATCGACACTTTCGCGTGCTGATGCGACAGATCAGCCGTCGAGCCCTTCTCTACACGGAGATGGTGGTAGCTCAAGCCCTGCATTACACCAACCGACGCGACCGGCTTCTGGATTTCGATCCCATCGAACACCCCATTGCTCTACAGGTGGGTGGCGATGACCCCAACCTTCTTGCCGATGCAGCCCGCCTCGCTTTGGACTGGGGCTACGACGAAATCAATCTGAATGTGGGGTGCCCAAGCCAAAGGGTGCAAGCCGGTAACTTCGGGGCTTGTTTAATGGCCGATCCCGATCTAGTGGCCCGCTGTGTTGAAGCGATGGGTAGAGCCAGTGGGCTACCCGTCACGGTGAAACACAGGATCGGCATTGATGATCTCGACAACGACGAGTTGCTCACCGCTTTTGTTGATCGGGTAGCAGCAGCCGGTGCCCAACGGTTTTCTGTGCATGCACGCAAGGCGTGGTTAGAAGGTTTAGATCCAAAGCAAAACCGCACCATTCCACCGCTTCAGCACGACCGCGTTGTTGCACTCAAACAGCGGCGCCCAGATTTGTTGATTGAACTCAACGGCGGCCTTGAAACACCTGAGGATTGTTTGGTTGCCCTGCATGAATGCGATGGAGCGATGGTTGGTCGAGCCGCCTATGCCCACCCTTTGCGATGGGCAGACATCGACCATTTGATCTATGGAGAACCGCCGCGCCAACTCCTGGCATCGGATGTAGTTGAAGGCTTAATGCCCCATGCCGCGCTGCATTTGCAGCGAGGAGGTCGGCTTTGGGACCTCTGCCGACATCTGGTGCAACTCGTTGAAGGCGTTCCCGGCGCACGCCATTGGCGTCGCGAGCTCGGCGAACGATCCCAACGCAAAGGCGCCGATCTCAACATTCTGGAAGAGGCCGGGCGTCAACTGAAAGACGCCGGCCTCTAA
- a CDS encoding RNA-binding protein, with amino-acid sequence MSIFVGNLPFRAEQEDVTELFAQFGEVVNCALPLERDTGRKRGFAFVEMSDDAAEEAAIEGLQGAELMGRPLRINKAEPRGSAPRRGGGGGGYGGGGGGYGGGGGGGYGGGGGGGYGGGGGGGYGGGGGGGYGGGGGGGGDRPSGARGWEDRSYGARDSAAPQGGNAYDEGRIRRRRSSGGGTGAAGGDDFSGYGGAEG; translated from the coding sequence GTGAGCATTTTTGTTGGCAACCTTCCCTTCCGCGCTGAGCAGGAGGACGTGACTGAGCTGTTTGCTCAGTTCGGTGAAGTCGTGAATTGTGCCCTTCCCCTCGAGCGGGATACCGGCCGAAAGCGCGGATTTGCTTTTGTCGAAATGTCCGACGATGCAGCCGAAGAAGCTGCCATCGAAGGTCTCCAGGGCGCTGAACTCATGGGCCGCCCGCTTCGTATCAATAAGGCTGAGCCGCGCGGAAGCGCCCCACGTCGTGGTGGCGGTGGTGGCGGCTACGGCGGCGGTGGTGGCGGTTACGGCGGCGGCGGTGGTGGCGGTTACGGCGGCGGCGGTGGTGGCGGTTACGGCGGCGGTGGTGGTGGCGGCTACGGCGGTGGCGGTGGTGGCGGCTACGGCGGTGGCGGTGGTGGCGGTGGTGATCGACCTTCCGGTGCCCGTGGCTGGGAAGATCGCAGCTATGGCGCCCGCGACAGTGCTGCTCCTCAAGGCGGCAATGCCTATGACGAAGGCCGCATTCGTCGTCGTCGCTCTTCTGGTGGCGGCACTGGTGCCGCTGGTGGTGATGATTTCTCTGGTTACGGCGGAGCCGAGGGCTAA
- the argH gene encoding argininosuccinate lyase — MAGGVTGGADGTWSDRFEQGLHPFIEVFNASIGFDLTLLQEDLDGSIAHARMLGSCGVISIEEAEQLVQGLETIRSEAHAGTFQPGLADEDVHFAVERRLIALLGPVGKKLHTGRSRNDQVGTDLRLWLRRRLDELEGDLQRLQRALVSQADLHRRTMIPGYTHLQRAQPLCLAHHLLAYVEMLERDRLRLQDVRSRVNICPLGAAALAGTPVPINRQQTAKALGFDAIYANSLDAVSDRDFCVEFSAAASLVMAHLSRLAEEVIAWASEEFRFVRLSDRCATGSSLMPQKKNPDVPELVRGKCGRVFGHLQGLLTMIKGLPLAYNKDFQEDKEALFDAFRTTRDCIEAMAILFEEGLEFRTERLNTAVEQDFSNATDVADYLVAKGVPFREAYQLVGAVVRRCLDEGCLLRDLSLSAWQELHPAFEADLHDALAPQAVVAARRSEGGTGFDRVDEQLGRWLQHLNGTQPVG; from the coding sequence ATGGCTGGTGGGGTGACAGGCGGCGCCGACGGCACTTGGAGTGATCGCTTCGAGCAAGGCTTGCATCCCTTTATTGAAGTGTTCAACGCTTCGATTGGGTTTGATCTCACGTTGCTTCAAGAGGATTTGGACGGGTCGATTGCCCACGCACGGATGCTTGGTTCCTGCGGGGTGATCAGCATTGAGGAAGCAGAGCAGTTGGTGCAGGGGTTAGAGACGATTCGGAGCGAGGCCCATGCGGGAACGTTTCAGCCTGGACTCGCTGATGAAGACGTTCATTTCGCTGTTGAGCGGCGTTTGATTGCGTTGTTGGGACCTGTTGGCAAGAAATTGCACACCGGCCGCAGTCGCAATGATCAAGTGGGAACGGATTTGCGGTTGTGGTTGCGCCGCCGCTTGGACGAATTGGAGGGCGATCTTCAACGCTTGCAACGGGCTCTTGTGTCGCAGGCGGATTTGCATCGCCGCACGATGATTCCGGGTTACACCCACCTTCAAAGGGCTCAGCCGCTTTGTTTGGCACATCACCTTCTCGCTTATGTCGAGATGTTGGAGCGGGATCGCTTGCGTCTTCAAGATGTGCGTAGCCGGGTGAATATTTGCCCCCTTGGCGCAGCGGCGCTGGCTGGCACTCCGGTACCCATCAATCGTCAGCAGACGGCGAAGGCTTTGGGATTTGATGCGATCTATGCCAACAGCCTTGATGCGGTAAGTGACCGTGATTTTTGTGTGGAATTTTCCGCGGCGGCTTCCCTGGTGATGGCCCATCTCAGCCGTTTAGCTGAGGAGGTGATTGCTTGGGCATCAGAGGAGTTCAGATTCGTTCGCCTCAGCGATCGTTGTGCGACCGGTAGCAGTTTGATGCCGCAGAAAAAAAACCCTGATGTGCCCGAATTGGTGCGTGGCAAATGCGGACGGGTGTTCGGCCACTTACAGGGGCTTCTCACCATGATCAAGGGTCTTCCGTTGGCTTACAACAAAGATTTCCAAGAAGATAAAGAGGCTCTCTTCGATGCGTTTCGCACCACTCGCGATTGCATTGAGGCCATGGCGATTCTGTTTGAAGAAGGTCTTGAGTTCCGTACTGAACGTTTGAACACGGCCGTGGAACAAGATTTCTCTAATGCCACCGATGTGGCTGATTACCTCGTTGCTAAGGGAGTTCCCTTCCGGGAGGCGTATCAGCTTGTTGGTGCTGTTGTTCGCCGATGCCTTGATGAAGGTTGTTTGCTAAGAGATTTAAGCCTTTCGGCATGGCAGGAGTTGCATCCAGCATTTGAGGCTGATTTGCACGATGCGCTTGCCCCGCAGGCAGTTGTAGCCGCTCGCCGTAGTGAAGGTGGAACAGGATTTGACCGGGTGGATGAACAATTAGGCCGCTGGTTGCAGCATTTGAACGGAACGCAACCTGTGGGATGA
- a CDS encoding PP2C family protein-serine/threonine phosphatase, producing the protein MSSKPPRRHPGPAQRAVAPSPQAMASLRQLFDSLSNEQRRNQDLLVSLAFALRSFTNLHRFLELVPVVVSRLVGVDGALIVPFQSDGRLWRDQLQAVPVEQSQDLFRRLAGFQPGESAGFGSDEAQVLALDRLVQRCLPKAGLFATSVVVRGRCRGRLYVFDPSSELVWTEVHRRHAQLVADLAGVAIENDLMLQDARRHERVDRQLSIGAEIQAQLLPDHCPVIEGVELAARCRPAFQVGGDYYDFIPTRPELIGRRRERGRWALVMGDVMGKGVPAGLLMTMLRGMLRAEVLSGLPPDRILHDLNQLAQEDLAQSHRFVTLFYSDFDPRTRRLRYANAAHNPPLLWRSEQRSISRLDAAGLLIGLQPEADYGIGEVRLDPGDVLLYYTDGVTEAPGLTGDRFDEARLIRALESACRSGQGSQGILDTLFERLDRFVGANRQLEDDASMVVLKVPEAVTLPNMVVPLP; encoded by the coding sequence TTGAGCAGCAAGCCACCCCGTCGTCATCCCGGCCCAGCCCAGCGGGCTGTGGCTCCCTCGCCACAGGCGATGGCCTCCTTGCGTCAACTGTTCGACAGCTTGAGCAACGAACAGCGACGTAACCAGGATCTTCTGGTGTCGCTGGCTTTTGCCCTTCGCAGCTTTACCAATCTGCATCGCTTTTTAGAGCTGGTGCCGGTTGTGGTGTCTCGACTCGTGGGAGTCGATGGTGCGCTCATCGTTCCCTTTCAATCAGATGGTCGTTTGTGGCGCGATCAACTTCAGGCGGTTCCGGTTGAGCAGTCCCAGGATCTGTTTCGCCGCTTGGCAGGCTTCCAGCCGGGGGAATCGGCTGGTTTTGGCAGCGATGAGGCCCAGGTGTTGGCCTTGGATCGATTGGTTCAACGCTGTCTTCCGAAGGCGGGATTGTTTGCGACTTCCGTCGTGGTTCGTGGGAGATGTCGCGGTCGGTTGTATGTGTTTGATCCCTCGTCCGAATTGGTTTGGACCGAGGTGCATCGCCGTCATGCCCAATTGGTGGCCGATTTGGCGGGTGTGGCGATTGAAAATGATTTGATGCTGCAGGATGCCCGTCGCCATGAACGGGTTGATCGTCAGCTGAGCATTGGGGCAGAAATTCAGGCTCAATTGCTGCCCGACCACTGTCCCGTGATTGAGGGTGTGGAGCTTGCCGCTCGATGCCGTCCAGCGTTTCAAGTAGGTGGTGACTACTACGACTTCATTCCCACACGTCCTGAACTCATTGGTCGGCGACGGGAACGTGGTCGCTGGGCATTGGTCATGGGCGATGTGATGGGAAAGGGTGTTCCAGCTGGTCTTCTGATGACCATGTTGCGCGGGATGCTCCGCGCTGAAGTTCTCAGTGGATTACCACCCGATCGCATCCTTCATGACCTCAATCAACTCGCCCAAGAGGATCTCGCCCAGTCCCACCGATTCGTGACGTTGTTTTATTCCGATTTCGATCCGCGAACCCGTCGTTTGCGATATGCCAATGCAGCCCACAACCCCCCTTTGCTGTGGCGCTCAGAGCAAAGAAGTATCAGCCGGTTGGATGCTGCTGGTTTGCTGATTGGATTACAGCCTGAGGCGGATTATGGGATTGGTGAAGTGCGGCTGGATCCGGGTGATGTTCTTCTGTATTACACCGATGGTGTCACCGAAGCGCCTGGATTAACGGGAGATCGCTTTGATGAAGCTCGCTTGATTCGTGCCTTGGAGAGTGCTTGCCGGAGTGGACAAGGGTCCCAGGGAATTCTCGACACCTTATTCGAACGTCTCGATCGATTTGTGGGGGCGAACCGACAGCTCGAAGATGACGCTTCCATGGTCGTGTTGAAAGTGCCCGAGGCGGTCACACTGCCCAACATGGTTGTTCCATTGCCTTAG
- the ftsY gene encoding signal recognition particle-docking protein FtsY — protein sequence MVFNWFEREASSPGEPPSTPDSPAVEQQPPEDAAQLNPEPDPSALQAADDQNGEDQDDEVQEEDEALVWAREAYARLKAQQQAAATEPTTPVSTTPEPEPEPTPEPTSALEPESATAPNAPVPLTPEVSPEQTPQPTPAPTVGGSLLEQAAAQRQQRQQEQEVRALEVAPVATPEPTPSTPPVPTADAVEPTLGDFDDDFTWSAEVLAAQGRRADQISLEEIDWLGRLRRGLEKTRQGFVTGLLENLGDDPLTPEVLDELETLLLRADAGVQATDQVLEALRQRMNEDVVDPVEGIRFLKDQLRGLLDAPIKASGVPLLAPERGRLNIWLMVGVNGVGKTTTLGKLANLAVRSGYSALIAAADTFRAAAVQQVEVWGERSDVAVVSNPSSNADPAAVVFDAIGAARSRDTDLLLVDTAGRLQTKHNLMEELQKVRKIIDRLAPEANVESLLVLDASQGQNGLRQAMAFAKAAGLTGVVVTKLDGTARGGVALAVSSEAGLPIRFIGAGEGIRDLRPFNSFEFVEALLAGR from the coding sequence ATGGTTTTCAATTGGTTCGAGCGCGAGGCCTCATCTCCTGGGGAACCCCCTTCAACGCCAGATTCACCAGCCGTTGAACAACAACCGCCTGAAGATGCTGCTCAGCTGAATCCTGAGCCAGATCCATCAGCGCTTCAAGCCGCTGATGATCAAAACGGTGAAGACCAAGACGATGAAGTGCAAGAAGAAGACGAAGCGTTGGTTTGGGCCCGTGAGGCTTACGCACGCTTGAAGGCACAGCAACAAGCTGCTGCAACGGAACCAACAACGCCGGTTTCGACAACTCCTGAGCCAGAGCCGGAACCCACCCCAGAACCAACTTCGGCCCTAGAGCCAGAGTCTGCAACGGCACCGAATGCACCCGTTCCGCTAACGCCAGAGGTCAGTCCAGAACAAACTCCTCAGCCCACGCCAGCACCAACTGTTGGCGGGTCCTTGCTTGAACAGGCTGCAGCGCAACGTCAACAGCGGCAACAAGAGCAGGAGGTTCGTGCACTCGAGGTGGCGCCGGTAGCGACGCCTGAACCGACCCCCAGTACGCCACCGGTTCCAACGGCAGACGCTGTGGAGCCGACCCTTGGTGACTTTGATGACGACTTCACCTGGTCTGCTGAGGTTTTGGCAGCGCAGGGTCGACGTGCTGATCAGATTTCGCTTGAGGAAATCGACTGGCTTGGACGGCTCCGTCGTGGTCTGGAGAAGACACGGCAAGGCTTTGTCACCGGCCTATTGGAAAACCTTGGCGATGATCCCCTCACGCCAGAGGTGCTGGACGAACTTGAGACCCTTCTGCTGCGTGCCGATGCCGGTGTTCAGGCCACCGATCAGGTGTTGGAAGCGTTGCGACAGCGGATGAATGAAGACGTTGTGGATCCCGTTGAGGGAATTCGTTTTCTCAAGGATCAGTTGCGCGGTTTGCTGGATGCTCCGATCAAGGCCAGTGGCGTTCCACTTCTTGCGCCCGAGCGTGGTCGTCTCAACATTTGGTTGATGGTGGGAGTGAACGGTGTGGGCAAAACCACAACGCTCGGGAAATTGGCAAATCTTGCTGTGCGGAGTGGTTATTCAGCCCTCATCGCAGCTGCAGACACCTTTCGGGCAGCAGCTGTTCAACAGGTTGAGGTTTGGGGTGAACGCAGCGATGTTGCGGTGGTTTCCAATCCCAGCAGCAATGCAGATCCAGCGGCGGTGGTGTTCGATGCCATTGGTGCTGCTCGGTCCCGTGACACCGACCTGCTGTTGGTGGATACGGCAGGGCGATTGCAGACCAAGCACAACTTGATGGAAGAACTGCAGAAGGTTCGGAAAATCATTGATCGTCTCGCCCCAGAGGCGAATGTTGAGTCGTTGTTGGTGCTTGATGCCAGCCAAGGTCAGAACGGCTTGCGCCAAGCGATGGCTTTTGCGAAAGCAGCCGGCTTGACGGGAGTTGTTGTGACCAAACTCGATGGCACGGCTCGAGGTGGTGTCGCTTTGGCGGTGTCGTCGGAAGCGGGCTTGCCCATCCGTTTCATTGGTGCTGGGGAGGGGATCCGTGATCTCCGGCCGTTCAACAGTTTTGAATTCGTTGAGGCCTTACTGGCCGGACGATGA
- the nusB gene encoding transcription antitermination factor NusB, with protein MASRSLSRELALLVLGQVSEQNKSSTADLGIESLLDKALESLTQHWREALDSSATELDQAQQRLLDSELQQGQASTLDVVRDHLRSSLGTAEQVLNGLSATLELPRLLLLADQEQIRSAAMERIAQVIRQRESIDARLDQVMEGWRLARLPRIDRDILRLVVVDLQTMGTPAPVAFNEAVELANRYSDEQGRRMINGVLRRFHDAQSTAAD; from the coding sequence ATGGCCTCACGATCTCTTTCCCGCGAGTTGGCCTTGCTGGTGCTCGGTCAAGTGTCGGAACAGAACAAGTCTTCGACAGCTGATTTAGGGATCGAGTCCCTGCTTGATAAAGCCCTTGAAAGTCTCACCCAACATTGGCGGGAAGCCCTCGATTCATCCGCGACGGAACTGGATCAAGCTCAGCAACGTCTTCTCGATAGTGAACTTCAACAGGGTCAGGCTTCCACCCTGGATGTTGTCCGTGATCATCTGCGTTCATCATTAGGCACCGCTGAACAGGTTTTAAACGGCCTTTCGGCCACGCTTGAACTCCCAAGGCTTCTGCTATTGGCGGATCAAGAACAAATTCGTTCTGCTGCGATGGAACGTATCGCTCAAGTGATCCGACAGCGCGAGAGCATCGACGCGAGATTGGATCAAGTAATGGAAGGTTGGCGGCTGGCACGACTACCTCGTATTGATCGCGACATTCTTCGCTTGGTTGTTGTTGACCTGCAAACCATGGGAACACCTGCTCCTGTCGCGTTCAATGAAGCCGTTGAATTGGCGAATCGATACAGCGATGAACAGGGTCGTCGGATGATTAATGGTGTGTTGCGTCGCTTCCACGATGCTCAATCCACTGCAGCGGACTGA
- a CDS encoding DUF502 domain-containing protein — protein MVQSNPRPDLPLSERLQQDLKNDLIAGLLVVIPLATTIWLSTIVSRFVLAFLTSIPKQFNPFITLNPLLQDLINLALGLTVPLMGILLIGLMARNIVGRWLLEFGEGTLSRIPLAGSVYKTLKQLLETVLGGNSARFRRVVLVEYPREGLFSVGFVTGEVGPSLQSDLETPLLSVFIPTAPNPTTGWYTLVPEGSVRELNISVEEAFRTIISAGIVNPDEQEAPVNRSFSSLIAQLRASASPSS, from the coding sequence TTGGTTCAGTCCAATCCCAGACCTGATCTACCGCTGAGCGAAAGGCTTCAGCAAGATCTCAAAAATGACCTGATTGCAGGGTTGCTGGTGGTGATTCCACTGGCAACCACAATTTGGCTATCTACGATTGTCAGCCGGTTTGTGCTGGCGTTCCTGACGTCGATACCGAAGCAGTTCAATCCCTTTATCACCCTGAATCCGCTTCTTCAGGATCTGATCAATCTGGCCCTCGGGCTCACGGTTCCCCTGATGGGGATCCTTCTGATTGGCCTGATGGCCCGCAACATCGTGGGTCGATGGCTGCTCGAATTCGGAGAGGGAACACTGAGCCGGATTCCCCTTGCTGGCTCCGTTTACAAAACTCTCAAGCAGCTACTTGAAACTGTTTTGGGTGGCAATTCGGCTCGCTTCCGCCGAGTCGTTCTGGTCGAATATCCAAGGGAAGGTTTGTTTAGCGTTGGCTTTGTCACCGGCGAGGTGGGTCCTTCACTCCAATCCGATCTGGAAACACCACTCTTAAGTGTGTTTATCCCCACGGCACCAAACCCCACCACCGGCTGGTACACGCTTGTGCCGGAGGGTTCAGTACGGGAACTGAATATTTCAGTGGAGGAAGCATTCCGCACGATCATTTCCGCTGGCATCGTGAACCCAGATGAGCAAGAAGCCCCAGTGAATCGCAGCTTCTCCAGCCTCATAGCTCAGTTGCGGGCCTCCGCATCACCCTCCAGCTAA
- a CDS encoding HpsJ family protein: protein MTGTETGRLASLLRWLGLTMVLVLVLQMAAVLVGSDWSAEATPPPITGPLVALAPLGFIGLLTCLIGSRLENPQQQVTPLRVVICALSALLAIGMVVAVPMSLSSGAGDLSKTQNLEQGRAAIKEARAFRDDPEQVASLGEQLAQAGQLAADATKEDKQRAAETMIDEQITQMETQLKRVESQQTRESRQRLIGGTANAVVLAVAFVLLALTAVI, encoded by the coding sequence GTGACGGGAACCGAAACGGGACGCTTGGCATCCCTGCTTCGTTGGCTGGGCCTCACGATGGTTCTCGTTCTCGTCCTGCAGATGGCCGCGGTCTTGGTGGGATCCGACTGGTCAGCGGAGGCGACTCCTCCTCCTATTACTGGACCTTTGGTGGCGCTGGCCCCATTGGGTTTTATCGGTCTGTTGACCTGTTTGATTGGATCACGGCTTGAAAACCCGCAACAGCAGGTCACGCCATTGCGGGTGGTGATTTGTGCGCTTTCGGCTCTTTTAGCGATTGGCATGGTGGTGGCCGTACCAATGTCTTTAAGCAGTGGGGCTGGTGATCTCTCGAAGACTCAGAATCTCGAGCAGGGACGCGCTGCGATAAAGGAGGCCCGTGCGTTTCGCGACGATCCTGAGCAGGTGGCTTCCTTGGGCGAACAGTTGGCCCAAGCGGGACAGCTGGCTGCTGATGCCACCAAGGAGGACAAGCAGCGTGCGGCGGAAACGATGATTGATGAGCAGATCACTCAAATGGAAACGCAGCTCAAACGGGTGGAGTCGCAGCAGACCCGCGAATCTCGGCAACGATTGATTGGCGGTACGGCCAACGCTGTTGTTCTCGCTGTTGCTTTTGTTCTGCTTGCACTCACTGCAGTGATCTGA